Proteins encoded by one window of Cylindrospermum stagnale PCC 7417:
- a CDS encoding GNAT family N-acetyltransferase translates to MQDYYQDFLIRDWEESDGLRPTVGDRIPASTVIKSVLLEYGLGWEPDGADRDVLQVEECYLATGGEFWVIEHQNQVVGTAAYYPIHRGEKAVEIRKMYLLPSVRGLGLGKYLLQQLEVAIASRGFQEIWIETASVLVEAVKLYESNGYNPATGVETARCDRVYVKFLNQP, encoded by the coding sequence ATGCAAGATTATTATCAAGATTTTTTAATTCGTGATTGGGAAGAAAGCGATGGGCTACGCCCCACCGTAGGTGATCGCATCCCAGCCTCTACAGTGATTAAATCTGTACTATTAGAATATGGTCTGGGTTGGGAACCCGACGGCGCAGACCGAGATGTGCTGCAAGTGGAAGAATGTTACTTAGCAACCGGCGGCGAATTTTGGGTAATAGAACACCAAAATCAGGTGGTTGGTACTGCTGCATACTACCCCATCCATCGGGGAGAAAAAGCTGTAGAAATCCGCAAAATGTATCTTTTACCAAGTGTTAGGGGTTTGGGATTGGGAAAATATTTGTTACAACAGCTAGAAGTAGCGATCGCCTCCCGTGGTTTTCAGGAAATTTGGATTGAAACCGCCAGTGTTTTAGTTGAAGCCGTCAAGCTGTACGAAAGCAACGGTTATAACCCAGCAACAGGTGTAGAAACAGCAAGATGCGATCGCGTTTACGTTAAATTTCTCAATCAACCCTAA
- the cobS gene encoding adenosylcobinamide-GDP ribazoletransferase: MTNELQWWKHLWLQVTAAIIFYTVIPLPYINGLDLRGVARLAPSVGLMIGGILGLLDGALNFIGMPVFTRSAIVVGVWIGITGGLHLDGAMDTADGLAVGDPKRRLAVMADSATGAFGAMAAIALVLLKTTALIDLPENRFLLLMAACGWGRWGQQVAIARYPYLKPTGKGALHKQAIRSYKDLLPGLLLLIGMSGLTLLLYPQRLIFAVGMIFVGSAIAILTAAWFNHKLGGHTGDTYGAVVEWTEALFLCLLTTL; encoded by the coding sequence ATGACTAACGAATTGCAGTGGTGGAAACATCTCTGGTTACAGGTTACGGCGGCGATTATTTTTTATACGGTGATTCCCCTACCTTATATAAACGGGTTGGACTTGCGGGGGGTGGCGCGTCTGGCCCCAAGCGTAGGGCTGATGATTGGGGGCATTTTAGGATTATTGGATGGGGCGCTGAATTTTATCGGGATGCCTGTATTTACTCGTAGCGCAATCGTTGTCGGTGTTTGGATTGGGATTACGGGAGGACTGCATTTAGATGGGGCCATGGATACTGCTGACGGGTTGGCTGTGGGTGATCCAAAACGGCGACTGGCGGTGATGGCGGATAGTGCCACAGGTGCGTTTGGGGCAATGGCAGCGATCGCCTTGGTGCTGCTGAAAACAACTGCCTTGATAGATTTGCCAGAAAATCGGTTTTTATTGCTGATGGCGGCTTGTGGGTGGGGACGCTGGGGACAACAAGTAGCGATCGCTCGCTATCCTTACCTGAAACCCACTGGCAAAGGCGCATTACATAAACAAGCGATTCGTAGTTACAAAGATTTGTTACCAGGATTATTGTTGTTGATCGGCATGTCGGGTTTAACTTTGCTGCTATATCCCCAACGCCTAATTTTTGCTGTGGGGATGATATTTGTCGGGAGTGCGATCGCCATTCTGACAGCGGCATGGTTTAATCACAAATTAGGTGGACACACGGGAGATACTTACGGCGCAGTCGTTGAGTGGACTGAAGCTTTATTTCTCTGCTTACTGACAACACTCTGA
- a CDS encoding ATP-binding protein — protein sequence MLEAEENFNNISVADHNIENILKYVFEATAASTGEEFFTALVRSLSLALDVPYAVATELSDGKLHSLAFWQNGKLESMNCYDPEPTPCKAALQEGSYFCARNIQQFFPKSKALASLDAESYYGVALKDADGKSIGVLYVVGCKPMFHPTILEGIIQLFAIRASAELQQKRSRQSIQYLSEENARLYSLEKDKSRQLAETIEHLQRTQLQLVQHEKMSALGNLVAGIAHEINNPVCFVSGNLEPCQNYLNDLFTLINLYQQKFPNPGAEIQEKIAAIDLEYLWKDLPKLLNSMMLGVDRILSISNSLRNFSRSDNEYKVPFNVHEGLDSTILILRHRLKANKAQSNIEVITDYGNIPLIECFPGQLNQVFMNLLANAIESLEDLHQGRGLQKITANPYRITISTTLLDDQHIRIRIADNGVGMTEEIKKRIFDYLFTTKPVGRGIGLGLAIARQIILEKHGGTIEVNSVLGQGTEFDIILPVKA from the coding sequence ATGCTTGAAGCAGAAGAAAATTTTAATAACATATCTGTTGCCGATCACAACATTGAAAACATCCTAAAATATGTCTTCGAGGCAACAGCAGCAAGCACTGGTGAAGAATTCTTCACCGCATTGGTAAGAAGTTTGTCCCTCGCATTAGATGTTCCTTACGCAGTGGCAACAGAATTATCAGATGGAAAATTGCACTCATTGGCATTTTGGCAGAACGGCAAACTGGAATCAATGAACTGCTATGATCCAGAGCCAACACCTTGTAAAGCTGCATTGCAAGAGGGAAGCTACTTTTGTGCCAGAAATATCCAGCAATTCTTCCCAAAAAGCAAAGCGTTAGCATCGTTGGATGCCGAGAGCTATTATGGTGTAGCTCTTAAAGATGCTGATGGTAAATCAATTGGTGTCCTTTATGTTGTCGGTTGCAAACCGATGTTTCATCCAACTATTCTGGAAGGAATTATCCAGTTGTTTGCCATCCGGGCATCGGCAGAGTTACAGCAAAAGCGATCGCGACAATCCATTCAATATCTGAGTGAAGAAAATGCACGTCTGTATTCTCTTGAGAAAGATAAATCCCGCCAATTAGCAGAAACTATCGAGCATCTCCAACGAACTCAATTACAACTAGTGCAACATGAAAAAATGTCTGCCCTTGGTAACCTGGTTGCGGGAATTGCCCATGAAATCAATAACCCCGTCTGTTTTGTTTCTGGTAACCTTGAACCTTGTCAGAATTACCTCAATGATTTGTTTACACTGATCAACCTTTACCAACAAAAATTTCCCAATCCAGGGGCGGAGATTCAAGAAAAAATCGCGGCGATTGACCTAGAATATCTGTGGAAAGACTTGCCCAAACTGCTCAATTCGATGATGCTGGGCGTTGATCGTATTCTTAGCATCAGCAACAGTCTGCGTAACTTTTCTAGAAGCGATAATGAGTATAAAGTTCCTTTCAACGTCCATGAAGGTCTTGACAGCACTATTCTGATTCTCAGACATAGGCTAAAAGCCAACAAAGCACAGTCCAATATCGAAGTCATTACAGACTATGGAAACATTCCCCTGATCGAATGCTTCCCTGGTCAATTAAACCAAGTCTTTATGAACTTGTTGGCTAACGCTATTGAGTCCTTAGAAGATTTGCATCAAGGACGCGGTTTGCAGAAAATTACCGCCAATCCCTATCGGATTACAATTAGTACGACCCTATTAGATGATCAGCACATTAGGATTCGGATTGCTGATAATGGTGTGGGGATGACAGAGGAAATAAAAAAGCGGATCTTTGACTATTTGTTTACCACCAAACCTGTAGGCCGGGGTATTGGGTTAGGGCTAGCAATTGCCCGTCAAATTATTTTAGAGAAACATGGCGGCACAATCGAGGTGAATTCGGTGCTGGGTCAAGGAACTGAGTTTGATATCATATTGCCTGTAAAGGCTTAA
- a CDS encoding photosystem II reaction center protein K: MEAALLLAKLPEAYQIFDPLVDVLPVIPVFFLLLAFVWQAAVGFR, encoded by the coding sequence ATGGAAGCAGCACTTTTATTAGCAAAACTGCCGGAAGCTTACCAAATATTTGACCCATTGGTAGATGTTCTCCCAGTTATTCCCGTATTCTTCTTGTTACTTGCTTTTGTTTGGCAAGCAGCCGTGGGGTTTAGGTAA
- a CDS encoding PPC domain-containing protein, with amino-acid sequence MNKAFAAGLRKVIIVPVTLLTMGIGIRAVDAQNKLYSPISLPNSTELSDTLTEQDIPTGQGGFARDYTVKLNKGDNLAVDVASDNFDSIITLLAPDGSTVVENDDGPDGTSNSLLFTRIAETGTYIIRVRSFGETGVGTFKLKVTKLQPIK; translated from the coding sequence ATGAATAAAGCTTTTGCAGCAGGTTTAAGAAAAGTCATCATTGTTCCTGTCACCTTGCTGACAATGGGCATAGGTATCAGAGCAGTTGATGCTCAAAACAAATTGTATAGCCCGATTTCTTTACCTAATAGTACTGAACTTTCTGATACCCTCACAGAACAAGACATTCCCACAGGTCAGGGGGGATTTGCCCGTGATTATACGGTGAAATTGAATAAGGGCGATAATCTAGCGGTTGATGTCGCCTCAGACAACTTTGACAGCATTATCACACTGCTGGCACCTGATGGATCGACAGTGGTAGAAAATGATGATGGACCCGATGGTACCAGCAATTCCTTATTATTTACCCGCATCGCCGAAACGGGGACTTATATCATTCGTGTCCGGTCTTTTGGAGAAACAGGGGTTGGGACTTTTAAACTTAAGGTGACAAAGCTGCAACCGATTAAATAA
- a CDS encoding ComF family protein, whose amino-acid sequence MHTWTQNFKGLLNLFLQTNCPLCQRNTSDRFCQYCTKQLQNCHLKNPSYLWQQPLPVFGWGLYGGCLKRAIAVMKYDKQPQIAQTLGHLLGEAWLLKSPQKDTQLVVVPIPLHPSRQKERGYNQAALIAQSFCQTTGLKLKINGLERTKETQAQHILSSFEREKNLADAFAVGQVLHRHPPDTPVLLVDDIYTTGATAKSAVYALRQYGITVLGLAAVATAVKDS is encoded by the coding sequence ATGCACACTTGGACTCAGAATTTCAAAGGCTTACTCAACCTTTTTCTCCAAACCAATTGCCCGCTCTGCCAACGAAACACATCAGATAGGTTTTGTCAATATTGCACCAAACAACTGCAAAACTGTCACCTAAAAAACCCTAGCTATCTGTGGCAGCAGCCCTTACCAGTGTTTGGCTGGGGGCTTTATGGCGGTTGCCTCAAAAGAGCGATCGCCGTGATGAAATACGACAAGCAACCCCAAATCGCTCAGACTTTGGGTCACTTGTTAGGAGAGGCGTGGTTATTAAAATCCCCCCAGAAAGATACACAGCTTGTGGTTGTGCCCATCCCACTCCACCCCAGCAGGCAAAAGGAACGTGGTTACAACCAAGCGGCACTGATAGCCCAAAGCTTCTGCCAAACAACTGGGTTAAAATTAAAAATAAATGGTTTAGAGCGAACAAAAGAAACTCAGGCGCAGCATATTTTATCAAGCTTTGAGCGAGAAAAAAACTTGGCAGACGCTTTTGCTGTTGGGCAAGTATTACATCGCCATCCCCCAGATACCCCAGTGCTGTTAGTGGATGACATTTACACAACTGGTGCCACGGCCAAGTCTGCTGTGTACGCACTTCGTCAATATGGGATTACAGTCCTTGGATTAGCGGCGGTTGCCACTGCCGTAAAAGACAGTTGA
- the tgt gene encoding tRNA guanosine(34) transglycosylase Tgt, giving the protein MSANFSFECLACCSQTKARAGVFFTPHGPVETPRFMPVGTLANVKTITPAQLRDTGAQMVLSNTYHLHLQPGEAIVAGGGGLHKFMGWDGPMLTDSGGFQVFSLSEMRKITEEGVTFRSTHDGKIINLTPERSIEIQSILGADVIMAFDECPPYPATRQEVEAATERTYRWLERCIAAHVRSDQALFAIVQGGVYLDLRSKAATALAKLDLPGFAIGGVSVGEPPELMAKIVQTTAPLLPPDKPRYLMGVGTYREMAIAIASGVDLFDCVIPTRWARHGTAIVSGTRWNLKNAKFREDFTPLDETCPCYACQNFSRAYISHLVRSQEILAYTLLSIHNITELIRFTQKIREAILSDRFIAEFGHWLNSPEPAGDDHELITND; this is encoded by the coding sequence TTGAGCGCTAATTTTTCTTTTGAATGTCTTGCCTGCTGTAGTCAGACCAAAGCTAGGGCAGGGGTTTTTTTTACCCCTCATGGGCCTGTAGAAACCCCAAGATTTATGCCTGTGGGGACTCTGGCCAATGTCAAAACCATCACTCCAGCCCAACTGCGAGACACTGGAGCACAAATGGTTTTATCCAATACTTATCATCTCCACTTACAACCAGGGGAAGCGATTGTCGCTGGCGGTGGTGGGTTACATAAGTTTATGGGGTGGGACGGGCCGATGCTCACAGATTCTGGTGGGTTTCAGGTCTTCAGCTTGAGTGAAATGCGAAAGATTACAGAAGAGGGTGTAACTTTTCGCTCGACCCATGATGGCAAAATTATTAACTTAACGCCAGAACGCTCGATTGAGATTCAGAGTATTTTGGGGGCGGATGTGATTATGGCATTTGATGAGTGTCCGCCCTACCCAGCGACTCGTCAAGAAGTTGAAGCGGCTACTGAGCGCACTTACCGCTGGTTAGAACGCTGTATAGCGGCACATGTCCGCAGTGATCAGGCATTGTTTGCTATTGTCCAAGGGGGCGTGTATTTGGATCTACGCAGCAAGGCAGCGACAGCTTTAGCTAAGTTAGATTTGCCAGGATTTGCCATTGGTGGTGTGAGTGTGGGAGAACCACCAGAATTGATGGCCAAGATTGTGCAAACAACGGCACCGCTGTTGCCACCTGACAAGCCGCGTTATTTGATGGGTGTGGGTACTTATCGAGAAATGGCGATCGCGATCGCCTCTGGTGTCGATTTATTTGACTGCGTGATTCCTACAAGATGGGCCAGACATGGGACGGCGATTGTCTCAGGAACACGCTGGAATTTGAAAAATGCTAAATTTCGGGAAGATTTTACGCCATTAGACGAAACTTGCCCTTGTTACGCCTGTCAAAACTTCAGCCGCGCTTACATATCGCATTTAGTGCGATCGCAAGAAATTTTAGCCTACACCTTGTTAAGCATTCACAACATCACCGAACTCATTCGCTTTACCCAAAAGATCCGCGAAGCCATATTAAGCGATCGCTTCATCGCCGAATTTGGTCACTGGCTTAACTCCCCTGAACCAGCAGGAGATGATCATGAGTTAATCACCAATGACTAA